From the genome of Candidatus Parvarchaeota archaeon:
ACAAACAAGGCAAGGGAAGTTGTTGAAAATTTCGACTATATCCATTCTGTTGATTCTGACAGGCTCATTGGCAAGATTTCAGGCCTTGTTGCAGGCGCGCAGAATGGAGCTGGCGCACGGAGGCACAAGCCTGGATTTTTCATCCAAGTCAACATCAGCGGCGAGGCAAGCAAACACGGTTTTAGCCCCGACAGGGCCGTAGAAGCTTGCGCCTGTGCAGCTGCGAAGGGGCTTGATTTAGTGGGGCTTATGGGAATTGCCTCGAGCACTACAGACGAAGGAAAGATAGAAAGGGAGTACGGGCTTCTTGACAGCCTGCGGCAACAGTCCCAAAAAAGGCTTGGGCGCACGCTTATGATGTCGGCAGGCATGAGCAGCGACTACAAGTCGGCCCTCAGGTGCGGCTCGGACGTGCTTAGGGTTGGACGGCTTTTGTTTGAATAGAAAAACCTTTTTTTGGCGCCGCAGGGCAAGCACAGGTAAACGACCGATTTTGTGACTGAGTCAACTGCAACCGAAGTGTTCTTCCCTTTTCCGGCAAGCGACCTTACGCAGCCGCATTTTTTGCAAAAATGGCGCCAGACGGACTTGTCAATCCTGACCCTGTGGCGCTGCTGCAGCTTCATTGCAAGCCTGAAATATTTTTTTGGAAGGTCGTATTTTTTTTCAAGCCCGTGCGGCAGTGCAGGCGGGGACTTTGCAAGCGAAAGGAGTATGGCAATCCTCTCCGACACAAGCTGCTGCAGGCCGTCTTTTTGTGATTCGCGCCTTGACATGGCAGTATATTGGAAATGAAGGTTATTAGTTATTGGGCTTTGGAAGGCGGCATTTGAGTCATTTTGAAAAGGCCCGATTAGGAAAACCGAATGTTCCAAATGCAATAGCTTGTTCCGGATATGTGGTGGCTGGCACGATGGTTTTTTATTAATAAGGAGCAAAAAACTGAGGATTATAACAGAAATTATTGGTTTATTAGGAAGAAAAAATTGGGAGGCGCATTTGTTATGGCAAAGGAAAAAGTGGTGCTTGCGTATTCAGGCGGACTGGACACGTCGTGCATATTAAAGTGGCTTGTTGACAGGGGATATGAGGTCATCGCATTTGTTGCCGACATCGGCCAGAAGGATGACTTTGAGGCAGTCAGGAAAAAGGGGCTAGCCACTGGCGCCTCAAAGGTAGTTGTGAGGGATTGCAAGCAGGAATTTGTGACTGATTTTATTTTTCCTGCAATCAGGGCAAATGCCATTTACGAGGCAAGATACCTTCTTGGAACGTCACTTGCAAGGCCGCTTATTGCAAAGCACCAGATAGCGGTTGCCATAGAAGAAGGAGCGCAGTATGTTTCTCACGGTGCCACTGGGAAGGGAAACGACCAGGTGCGCTTTGAGCTTACTTATTACTCGCTCAAGCCGGACATCAAGGTTCTTGCACCTTGGAAGATACAGGAGTTTTTGGACCAGTTCAAGGGCCGCGATGACATGATTGCTTATGCAAAAAAGCACGGGATTCCCGTGTCTGCAACCACCAAAAAACCATATTCCGAGGATGAAAACCTGATGCACATAAGCCATGAAGCAGGGATACTTGAAGACCCGGCACATGTGCCTGATGAAAGCGTCTACTCGCGCACGGTGACACCTCAAAAGGCGCCCGAAAAATCAACATGGCTGGAAGTGCACTTTAAGGACGGCACTCCTGTGAAAATGGTGAACAAGAACGATGGGACTGTAAGGACAGAGCCCCTTGAGCTTTTCACCTATGCAAACGAGGTCGGGGCTGCAAACGGGGTCGGCAGGATGGATATGGTTGAAAACCGCTTTGTCGGAATCAAGTCCCGTGGCCTTTATGAAACACCGGGGGGAACAATACTTCATGCTGCGCACAGGGACATAGAGTCCATTGCAATGGACAGGGAAGTCATGCGCCTGCGCGACATGCTCTCGCCAAAATACGCCGAAGCCGTCTACTACGGGTTTTGGTACTCGCCTGAGATGGATTTTCTCACAGCTGCGATTAACAAGTCGCAGGAGTACATAGACGGCAAGGTGACACTTGAGATATACAAGGGCAACGTGTTCACCCGGGCACGCGAGTCGCCGACAAGCCTTTACAACGAGGATTTTGGCTCAATGCACAAGGTTGGCGGCTTTGACCAGAAGGACAGCCTTGGATTTATCAAGATAAACGCGATTCGGCTGATGGCGCATCGGGCAATAATTGAAAAAGTCGGCAAGAAAAAGTAGCAAGGCAGAGTCAGCCGCGCGCTTTGGCGTGCATGCAGAGGCGGCAGCTAGCAGCCAGGCACATAAGAAAGGGATTGTTGCGGCGCAGCTTCCTGTGCTTTGGTTTTTGCCGCTTGTTCAAGCAAGCTGCCAAAGTCAAGCCTGCCATCAGTGCCAAATATCTTGATTGTTACATCACGTCCAAGGCGCACATTGACCTGGTGCTGCAGCTTTGTTGCAAACTGCCTTGCCTCCTCAAATAGCGAATCCCTTTCGCCAAAGTCGCGCTTTGCGATTTTCGCCGCAAACAGGCATTTTTCAAGTGAAAGCCCTGCATTTGCGATTGCCTGGCCAAGCAGGTTGCCATCATTGCTTTCAACTGCGGCTGCGGCCTGGGACATGGAGGCTGATTTGAGGCTTCTGGCAGCCATTAGGGCAAGCAGGATTATTTTCTCGCTTGTTGTTGCATACCAGTCAGATGAGCTGTTTGAGACGAACTTATATAGGGGTTCTTCGCCCCGCTGCTCATTTAGCCCCAGAAAGATTTTCTCATATTTGCCTGCAACTGAAAGATGGGAGTGTAATTCCAGCACCGGAAATTGGTTTGCCTGCTGCTGCGGAAGAATGCTTCGATTTACCTTTTCAAAATGAAGGAGGGTTTTTTCACAATCATCGGCGCGGCATGAAATCTGGCCTGAAAGAAAAT
Proteins encoded in this window:
- a CDS encoding YggS family pyridoxal phosphate-dependent enzyme, with product MAGNKSSLDAIRSGINLLAGRRKVTIVAVSKGKSPQEIGDLYVQGMRDFGENRLDEALEKMRQCAELGLEGIVWHFIGTVQTNKAREVVENFDYIHSVDSDRLIGKISGLVAGAQNGAGARRHKPGFFIQVNISGEASKHGFSPDRAVEACACAAAKGLDLVGLMGIASSTTDEGKIEREYGLLDSLRQQSQKRLGRTLMMSAGMSSDYKSALRCGSDVLRVGRLLFE
- a CDS encoding argininosuccinate synthase, producing the protein MAKEKVVLAYSGGLDTSCILKWLVDRGYEVIAFVADIGQKDDFEAVRKKGLATGASKVVVRDCKQEFVTDFIFPAIRANAIYEARYLLGTSLARPLIAKHQIAVAIEEGAQYVSHGATGKGNDQVRFELTYYSLKPDIKVLAPWKIQEFLDQFKGRDDMIAYAKKHGIPVSATTKKPYSEDENLMHISHEAGILEDPAHVPDESVYSRTVTPQKAPEKSTWLEVHFKDGTPVKMVNKNDGTVRTEPLELFTYANEVGAANGVGRMDMVENRFVGIKSRGLYETPGGTILHAAHRDIESIAMDREVMRLRDMLSPKYAEAVYYGFWYSPEMDFLTAAINKSQEYIDGKVTLEIYKGNVFTRARESPTSLYNEDFGSMHKVGGFDQKDSLGFIKINAIRLMAHRAIIEKVGKKK